The Metabacillus sediminilitoris genome window below encodes:
- the bshB2 gene encoding bacillithiol biosynthesis deacetylase BshB2: MKEHVLIILPHPDDESFGAAGIIALKRKAGIPVTYACGTLGEMGRNMGNPLFANRETLPFIRKTELENACKAMDIQDLRMLGLRDKTLEFEDDEQLADLMESIINDVEPTLIITFYPGYAVHPDHDACGAAVIRALERRPKVRRPLTYCLAFTNDRFDKIGEPDVTIDITEVADIKLNALKAHRSQTEGMLKLMEEKLLNKDPEAMLWFEKEVFYTYKWKD; this comes from the coding sequence ATGAAAGAACATGTTTTAATCATTTTACCACATCCTGACGATGAATCCTTTGGTGCTGCAGGCATCATTGCACTGAAAAGGAAAGCCGGCATTCCAGTTACATATGCTTGTGGAACATTAGGTGAAATGGGCAGAAATATGGGGAATCCATTATTTGCAAATCGTGAAACATTGCCATTCATCCGTAAAACAGAGTTAGAAAATGCATGTAAAGCAATGGATATTCAAGATTTAAGGATGCTTGGCCTGCGTGATAAGACTCTTGAATTTGAAGATGATGAACAATTAGCAGATTTAATGGAAAGTATCATTAATGATGTAGAACCGACATTGATTATTACTTTCTATCCAGGCTATGCTGTACATCCAGATCATGACGCATGTGGTGCTGCAGTTATTCGTGCCTTAGAGCGACGTCCAAAAGTCCGACGTCCATTAACTTATTGCTTAGCTTTTACAAATGATCGCTTTGACAAAATTGGAGAGCCTGATGTTACAATCGATATTACAGAAGTTGCAGACATAAAATTAAATGCTTTAAAAGCACATCGTTCACAAACAGAGGGAATGCTAAAACTCATGGAAGAAAAGCTCTTAAATAAAGATCCTGAAGCGATGCTATGGTTTGAAAAAGAAGTATTTTACACATATAAGTGGAAGGATTAA
- a CDS encoding YojF family protein, which produces MKPITKHDIQAYLETFMNKSIYIHLETTTGAYSAHKDESSMTVVAFIRNAKVKYHQAKITGNGPFRVGLKMEEGWIYAEGLTDWIYNDQNQLLLAGHNSEGQLAIALQLSEIPFKH; this is translated from the coding sequence ATGAAACCAATTACGAAACATGATATACAAGCATATTTAGAAACATTCATGAACAAATCAATTTATATACACCTTGAAACAACGACTGGTGCTTATTCTGCACATAAGGACGAATCATCTATGACTGTCGTTGCATTCATCCGTAATGCAAAAGTTAAGTATCATCAAGCAAAAATAACTGGCAATGGGCCTTTTCGCGTTGGGTTAAAAATGGAAGAGGGATGGATTTACGCTGAGGGATTGACCGACTGGATTTATAACGATCAAAATCAGTTACTACTTGCTGGTCATAATTCTGAAGGACAATTAGCAATTGCTTTACAATTAAGTGAAATACCTTTCAAACATTAA